The Pseudomonas oryzicola genomic sequence GATCATGTCGAGTGCCGGCTCAGGGGTACGGCTACGGCACTGGCGGTGCGGGTGTCCAGCACGATCAGCCCTTCACTGCGATCATCCAGCTTGGCCAGCAGGCGCCCTTGGCTGTCCCAGGCCGCCGAACCGCCGGCAGCGATGAACGCGTCGGCCGGCCCTACGCAGTTGGCCAGCAACACCGGCATGCCCAGTTCCCGAGCCACCTCGGGGTAGTGTGCGTAGCCCTCGCGGATGCCCTTGGCGGTTTTCGCCACGCTGACCAGGTAAAGGTCGGCGCCTTGCTCCCGCGCGCTGGCCGCATGCGCCATGAACATCGATTCGTAACAGATTGCTGGCGCTATCCGGTGCGGCCCCAGTTGCAGCAGCAAGGCCTGGTCGCCCGGGGTGAACCAGGGCAGTTCATCGTCATGCAGCCGCTGCTTGGCATAGGCCTGGCGCGCTACACCGGGGCTGAAGATCGGCATGCCGATGTGGATACCCTCGGCTGCTGGCAGAGGCAGGCCCACGGCTACGGTGACGCCTAGCCGGTCACAGGCGGCCTGCAGCGGGTCGAGTTGCGCAGCATTGACAGCCAAGGCGGCCTGACGCGCCAGGGTTGGTTCATAGCCGGTCAGCGACAGCTCAGGGAACACTACCAATTCAGCGCCAAGGGCGGCGGCCTGGCTGATGCAGGCCAGGTGGCGTTCGAGGTTCGCCTGCACATCGCCCTTGAGCGATGCCAGTTGCACGGCACACAGCTTCATCAAACATCCTCCCTGGAGCAGGCCGAAACGCCGAGCATACGCTGTGCGGCAATGTCTGATCCAGTGAAGGGTTCTTTCAGGAAAGCGGGGGGCTTGGCGAGGCGCGGAAACCCGTCGTCGAGCCGGGCTCTTGGGTGATCGAAACGCACTTCGACCTGCGCGGCCGGGGCGGCTTGTGCCATGCTGTTGCTTGAGAAGTGGGTCGGGCGTGCTGCAGCAACAGAGGACGAGTGCAATGGACCGGTTTCGGCGGGTAGCCGCAAACACCCGCGGGCGGGACCTGGCGGTGGGCGATATCCACGGTCACTTCCAGCGCCTGCAGGCATGCCTTGAGGCGGTGGGGTTCGACCCGGCGGTGGACCGCCTGTTCAGCGTCGGTGACCTGGTCGACCGCGGGCCGCACAGCGAGGCCGTGCTGGACTGGCTGGCGCAACCGTGGCTGCATGCGGTGCAGGGTAACCACGAAGCCTTGGCGATCACTCGCCTGCGCGGTGGGCGGCTCGACCTGAATATGTATCGCGCGGCCGGCGGCGGCTGGTTTCTCGACCTGCCGCCGGGGGAGCAGTTGCGTTTCGTCGAACGCTTCGAGCAACTGCCGATCGCCCTGGAAGTGGAAACTGCCAACGGCCCGGTTGGCCTGCTGCATGCCGACAGTCCGTTTGCCGACTGGGAGGTATTGCGTACCTGGCTGGAGCTGGATAACGACCCCGGGGTGCTGGAGGTATGCCAGTGGTCGCGGCGGCGCTTGAAGGAAGGCGATACCCGGCCCGTGAAGGGCTTGCGGGCCTTGCTGGTCGGTCACACGCCGGTGTTGCAGGCAAAACAGCTGGGGAATGTCTGGCACCTCGATACCGGGGGCTGGGCCAACGGCCATTTCAGCCTCATGGACCTGGCCACGCTGCAGTTGCTCAGCGCTGCGCCAGGTGCAGCAACAGCGCCATGGCCAGCACCACCAGCATGACCCCCGAGGTCCGTTCCAGCCACGGCAGGCTGCGGGCGAAACGGCGCAACACCAAGGGGTTGCCGATGGCCACGGCCACCAGCAGGTCCCACAGCAGCACAATGCTGAACATCCACAGGGCGCAGGCCGCTTTCCAGCCGACACTGGCGCTGTTGACCATGCTGGCCAGGCTGGCATAGAACAACCCGTTCTTGGGATTGAGGATGCCCGACAGATAGCCCATGCCCAGGCTGCGCCACCAGCCTGCAACGACCTGGTTACCTGCCACGCTGCCAAGGCTGGATTGCCCGGCGTGGCGCAGGAACAGCACACCGATATACAGCAGGTAGCCGGCACCGGCCAATTGCAGGGTGCTGAACAGCGGGCTGCCTTCCTGGAGCACCGACAGCCCGGTGAAGGCCATGGCGATGAACGTGCCATTGGCCAGGGCGATACCCAGGCAGGCGCCGCTGGCAACCCGCCAGCCACTGTTGATTGATGTGCGCGCGACCAGGAAGAAGTCCGGGCCGGGGGAAAGCAGGGCGAGGAAGTGGGCGAGGGCGACGATCAGGAACTGTTGCATTGGGGTGAGACTGCTCTGGCGGAAAAGCCTGACTCTGCCCCTCAGCGCAAATGCCGTATTGAACAATATTGCAGGCCGCTTACAGAGACCGCGCAGGCCTTCAGCCTCCCCGGTACTGCCCCGGTGTCACCCCCACATGGGCCTTGAACACCCGCTGGAAATGGCTTTGGTCGGCAAACCCTAGCCGATAGGCCACCTCCGCCAGGGCCTGCCCTTCACCCAACAATTGGCGCCCACGGTTGACCCGGGCATTGAGCAGGTAGGCATGCGGTGTAAACCCGGTGGCCGCGCGAAACGCGCGAATCAGCTGGTAGCGCCCAAGCCCGGCCTGCCGGGCCAGTACCGCCAGACTCAACTGTGCCGGGTCCTGGCCTTCGATGTGCGCAATCAGCCCACTCAACGCGGTCGCCGTCAGGGCCGGTGCCGGCGCCAGTGGCGGATGCGCGGCAATATCCAGGTCACCCAGAAAAGCAACCAGCGCGGCATCTTTTTCGCTACTGCTGGCGCTGGAAAACAGCAATCTGTTCAGCTCGCAGAACTGTCGGTATACCTCAGGGTCGCGACAGATGCGTGCCGGTTCACCGGGGCCTTCACCGTTCAGCGCCGACTCCTGGCGCAACCGCGCCAGCCAGTCGGCCGCTACATGCAGCATCTGGTAGCTCCACGCTTGCCCGGGCTCGGGGTTGCAGGCATGCACGCGGCAGGCAGGGATCATGACCAGCGTGCCAGGTGCGAGGCGTTCCTGCCCGTTACCGGCGCCGGTAAAGTGACTGACGCCAGCATCCACCGCGCCGATGGAAAACGTCGGGTGGCTGTGGGCCTTGTAGCAGGCCCGGCTATGGCAGGCGCGGCGGCTTTCGACATGCGGCAGGGCCGGGTCGCGCCACAGCGCGGCATGGGAACGGGGCATCATGGGGTCCTCGGTATGGCGGGCAGCTTATCAGGCGCTGCGCACCCATACAGTTTTTTCCGCTGGCTGTAACTTGACCGCCAGGCCCGTATCCGCCGGAATAGACGCCTGTTCGCCAGAGGAAAGACAATGGACCTTTCAAGCCTGCTGTTCTTCATCCCCGCCTGCTTTGCCTTGAACATGGCACCGGGGCCGAACAACCTGCTATCGCTGCACAACGCCAGCCGCTACGGCCTGCGCACGGCGTGCGTGGCCGGTGGCGGGCGCATCGTCGCCTTCAGCGGCATGATTGCCCTGGCTGCCATGGGCCTGGCCGTGGTGCTGCATACCAGTGAGTACCTGTTCCTGGCCATCAAGGTGCTCGGGGCGGGGTACCTGTTCTATATCGCCTGGCAACTGTGGCGGGCGCCAGTGGGCGAGGCGCTGGTAGCCGCAGACTACCCGCGCGGCACCTGGCGCCTGGCGCGCCAGGAATTCTGGGTGGCAGCCGGCAACCCCAAGGCGATTCTGATCTTCACCGCCTTCCTGCCGCAGTTCGTTTCGGTCGGCAGTGCCACGCCGGTGAGTGAGCAGTTTCTCTGGCTGGGGCTATTGTTCCTGCTGCTGGAGTGGGCCGCCATCGCCATCTACGCAGGCCTTGGCGCGTACCTGCAGCGCTGGTTCAGCCAGCCCGGCCCGCGCCGGCTGTTCAACCGGGTCAGCGCCTCGCTGCTGGGCTGCGCAGGCCTCGGCCTGTTGGCTGCGCGCCGCTAGAACTGCCAGCGCACGCCCAGGTTCACGCCGCTGGCTTCCTGCTGGCGGCTGTCCAGGTTGGCGGTGTACTGCACGCCAGCATGCAGGCTCAGCGCTTCGTCAACCTGTGCTACCACGCCGCTTTCAAGTTGCACCGAGGTATAGCGGTAATCGGTCTTGATCTTGTCGACGCCATCGAAGGTCAAGGTATCGCGGCCACCATCGCCGTGCCACAGGTTGACTTGCGCATAGGGTTGCAACAGACGGTCGCTGCTGCCTTTGAAGGCCCCTTCGAGCCGAACGCCCAACCGGCCGGTCAGCTCGACCTGGGCGTCGTGGTTGATGTGCGAGGCGCTATCGCTGGCGCTGTCGAGCGAGACTTTTTGCGCGATCAACTGAGCCTGCGGCTCCAGAACCCAGCGGTCGGACAGGGCGATGGGGTAGCCGGACTCCAGCGAGGCGGTCCAGGCGTGGCCGTCGATGTTCAACTGGTCACCACGGTCAGAGCGGGCTCGGCCATCGAGATGGGTGTACTGCAGCACCGCATCCAGGTATTGGCCTCGTGGCCCGATCAGCGTCCAGTAAGTGCCCACGCTGTCGCCATCGAGTTTCAGGTCGCCCACGCTGCGGTCCTGGACGGCCAAGGCGAAGCCTTTGACGTCGGCGTCCAGACGGCCATGGCTGACGTAGATACCGATGTGCTGGCGATAACCACTGTCGCCAACCCTGGCATACAGGTCCTGGCCCACCTTGAAGCCGTACAGGTCGCCATCCAGGCTCGGGCTGACCGTGCCGCTCCATTGCTGACGTAGCGCGCCGCCATAGGCCTGGCCCCAACTGGCAGGCAGGGCACCGTCACCCTGCAGCAGCTGCTGGTCGCCCTGACGCTGGTGGAACGTGCCCAGTGCCTGGCGGGCGATGATCGCGGCGCCCCGTGGCGCTGCGGCATACACCGCAACTTCCGGACGATACAGCGGCAGGCTTTCGCCTGGCACCGGTGCTGGCAGGTCGACCTGGCCCGGCGCCGGGGCCGCGACAGGCGGGGTAGCGGCGGGTGCGATCACCACTGGCTCGCCCGGTTCCGGCGCAGGGGCCGGAGCGGGTGGCGCAACCAGGGTGGAGCGCAGGTACCAGCTGTTTTCACTGCCTGCAGTCACGCCGCCCTTGAACAACCGGTAGTCGTAGGCGCCGGCTGAAAGGGTCTGGGTCTGGACAAATGCGGTGGCCGTGCTGACCGCGCCGTCACGCGCTTCAACGACTTGAATGCCGTTCTGCGCGGTTGTTGCACCGGCGCCATCGAGGTTGTTGATGAGTAACTGGGTAGAGCCGCCAATCGCACCACGGCTGACCACCAGACGATCGGAGGCAGCGCCGTCGCCGGCCAGCACGCTGTTCAGGCGCAGGGTGCCGTTGTTGCCGGTGTAGTCGCCCTGGACGGTCAGCCGGCCTTGAGCGTCATTACCGCTGCCCAGATCGATGGTGCCCGCATTGTTCAGCGTAACGCGCTGGCCCGGGCCAAAGGCAGCGATTATGCCCTGGCGTGACCTGATGGTACTGCTGGCGTCGATGGTGAAGCTGCCGGTGGTGCTGTTGGTATCCCCTAGCACCAGCGTGTCATCGAGTGCGAGCTGGCTGCCGTTGTTCAACGCCATGAGCTCCCAGTTGACATAGCGGGCGCCGCCAACTGCCTGGCTGGCGTCAAAGGTCAGGCTGTCGTTACCCTCACCGCCGTCCAGAACAATGGCCAGCACCTCGGGTTTCAGCCCTTTGAGCAGTGCCGCGTCATCACCCGGACCCGCATCGACTCGCCCGCCTATCTGGCCACCGTCCCAGATGAAGTGGTCATTGCCAGTGCTTAGCAGCACATCGCCGCCTACCTGGCCGCCATGCACCAGCACCCGGTCATCGCCACCGCTGACACTGATATTGCTGCCGATGGTGCCGTCGAAGATTTCCACGTAGTCCTTGTCAAAGGCAGTGATCACGTTTTTGTCGACACTGCCGCCGCGCATGATGAAAGTATTCTGGTCCAGGCGCATGTTGACGTTGCCGATGCGTCCGCCGTCCATTTTGGCATAGTCGCCGCTATCGAATGTGCCCTTGATCCAGCCGCCTTTCATATCAAAGGTGTCCAGGCCATCGCCCTGGTTGAGGTTGCCCTTGATGACGCCATCGCTCATGGCAAAGTCGTCGCTGCCCGAGCCTTGGTCGACGTTGCCTTCGGTGCCTGAGCCTGGGTTGGCGTTGCTGCCGATGCTGCCGGAGGCCATGTCGATACTGTCCCTGCCCGCACCGAAGGTGACGTTGCCGGTAATCGCGCCACTACCGTTTGCAAGGAACACCAGGCGGTTGTCGCCGCCGGTATCCACCAGCGAGGGCGCGGTACCGCTGTCACAGGTGTAAGTGTCGTTACCCGGGCCGGGTGTGAAGGTGCAAGCTGCTTGTGCGACGGGAAGAGCCATGCCCAGCAGGGGTAGCGAGCCCAGGGTCAGCATCAGGCGTAGACGCATCAGAAAGCCTCCATTCTCCAGGAAGTCCTGCGCGCCACACGTGGCCCGCAGGGTTACCGGAGTTGTATAGAGGAGTGCGTCATGGCCACAACTGGCAAAAATGTCAGGTGGCAAAGGGCTACTGGGATCAGTCGCGGTAGAACGTCTGCACCAGATGGTAGCCGAACTTGCTCTTGATCGGCCCGTGCACCACGCGCAGGGGCTTCTTGAAGATCACCTGGTCGATGGCGCCGACCATCTGCCCTGGGCGGATCTCGCCCAGGTCACCGCCACGCTTGCCCGAAGGGCAGGTGGAGAACTTTCTTGCGAGCACGTCGAAAGCCTCGCCATTGGCGATGCGCTGCTTGAGCTTTTCGGCTTCGTCAGCGGTCCTGACCAGGATGTGGCGGGCTTGGGCTTTCATGGAGTACCTGTGCTTCGGGGGCGAAAAAGGTGCGTATTATGCCTCAAAGTATTGTGCTGAGGCGATTACGCGTCCGTGCAGGAGCGGCGACATGGGTCAGGTTTTCAACTCCTCCCGATCCCGGAACTGCTCCAGCGCCTCGGGGTTGGCCAGGGCATCGGTGTTCTTCACCGGCCGGCCATGCACCACATTGCGCACTGCCAGTTCCACCACCTTGCCGCTGATGGTACGCGGGATATCATCGACCTGGGCGATCACCGCCGGCACGTGGCGCGGCGTGGTGTACTGGCGGATGACCTGGCGGATCTGCTGGCGCAGGGCATCGTCCAGCTGCAGGCCGTCACGCAGGCGCACGAACAGCACCACCCGCACATCGCCGTTCCAGTCCTGGCCGATGGCCACGCTTTCCAGTACCTGCTCGACCTTTTCCACCTGGCGGTAGATCTCCGCCGTGCCAATGCGCACGCCACCCGGGTTGAGCACGGCATCGGAGCGGCCATGGATCACCAGCCCACCGTCGGCGCGCTGTTCAGCGTAGTCGCCCTGGGCCCATACCCCGGGGAACTGGCTGAAATAGGCGTCGTGGTAACGGCTGCCGTCCGGATCATGCCAGAACCCCAACGGCATCGACGGGAAATGGTGCGTGCACACCAGTTCACCTTTTTCCTCCAGCACCGGCCGGCCGTGCTCGTTCCACACTTCCACCGCCATGCCCAGGCCCTTGCACTGGATCTCGCCACGGCGCACCGGCAGGGTCGGGTTGCCGAGCACGAAGCAGGAAACGATATCGGTACCGCCGGACATCGATGCCAGGCACAGGTCGGCCTTGATCTTGCGGTACACGTAGTCATAGCTGTGTGGCGACAGCGGCGAACCGGTGGAGAGCAACAGCCGCAAACTGGTCAGGCGATGGCTGGCCGCCGGTTCCAGGCCCGCCTGTTCAAGCGCCGCCAGGTACTTGGCACTGGTACCGAAGGCCTGGATGCCCTCGGCGTCGATCAGGTCTAGCAGCCGTTCGGGGCCCGGGTGAAAGGGCGAACCGTCATACAGCACCAGCGTTGCACCCACGGCCAGGCCGCTGGCCAGCCAGTTCCACATCATCCAGCCGCAGGTGGTGTAGTAGAACAGCACATCATCGGCCTTCAGGTCGTTGTGCAGGCCGTGTTCCTTGAGGTGCTGCAACAACACCCCGCCTGCGCGGTGGACGATGCACTTGGGCGCGCCGGTGGTGCCGCTGGAATACAGGATGTACAGCGGATGATCGAACGGCAGCGGGGTGAAGCAGGGTTCGCCGCCAGGCTGGAAGTACTCGTCCCACAAGCTGACGTTGGCAGCCTGGAACTCGTCGCCACGCGTACCGCTGCGGGTATGGGGGACCACGATCAGCTGTTGCAGCCCGGGCAATTGCGCACATACCTGGTTGACCTTGTCTACCTGGTCGAGGTCCTTGCCGGCGTACTGGTAACCGGCACAGGCGATCAGCAGCCTGGGTTCGATCTGGCCGAAGCGGTCGATGATGCCGTGTACACCGAACTCGGGCGACGAGCTGGACCAGACGGCGCCGAGGCCTGTGCAGGCGAGCATGGCGACCAGGGTTTGCCAGGTATTGGGCATGATCGCCGCGACCCGGTCGCCGGGGCCGATGCCGGCTGCCTTGAAGGCTTTTTGCAATCCGCCCACCTGAGCCGCCAGCTGGGCATGGGTCAGTACCTGGCGTTGCCCGTCTTCACGCACGCTGACCAGGGCCGGGCGGTCATCACGGCGGCGCAGCAGGTGTTCGGCGAAGTTCAGTGTGGCCTGGGTGAACCAGCGGGCATCGGGCATTTGCGCACCTTCGCTGAGCACCTGGCGCGGCGGGGTATGCCAGCGAACGTGGAAATAGTCGGCGAGGGTTTGCCAGAAGGCCGGGCGCTGTTCGATGCTCCAGCGGTGCAGCGCGTGGTAGTCGTCGAGCTGCAGGTTGTAACGCAGGTTGACCCAGCGGCGGAAGGCGTCCATCCGGCTGGCCGCGATCTGCGCCGTGGAGGGGCGCCAGAGCACATCGTTCATGCCGTACCTCCTGCTACTACCCGATGTGGCCTGAACCTGTAGGGGTGGCCTTGCGTCGCGATGGGCTGCGCAAGGCCGCTCCGACAAGCAACGGTGTCTACTCTACTTTAGCCTTTTGCACGTCCTGCGATGCGCTCCAGATGCGGTAGCGCACTTCGACATCCTTGGGCACATACACCACCACCGGCAGCTTGCTGTTGTAGCGCAGCATGAAGCCTTCACCGACCACCGGCACGAAGGCCTCGGTCTTCTTGCCATCCGGGCAGGCCATCAGTGTGCTGGCCGGGCCGCTGACCTTGTCCAGGCGATAGTAGCTGTAACCCCAGCCTTCCAGGGTACGTTCCTCCAGGCTGCCGCCCAGGCGTTGGCGGTTGCAGCCCACCGTCAGGGTCTTGCCGGCGAGGATTTCCAGTTGGTAGGCCGATTCATCGGCCTGGGCCGGCAGGTGAATGACTTGCCGGGTGAAGCCTTTTTCCGCCTCGGGGTAGGGCGCGACATCCTTCAGGCTGGCAGCTGACGCCTGCGTGGCAACCGCCAGGGTCAGGGCCAGGATCGCGGTCATCGGGGTTGGGCGCATAGGGCCTCCTTGCAGATAGACGAATGCCAGGCCACCGCCAGGACCAGGCCGACCCTCACTGGGCCAACCAGCCACCATCGACGTTCCAGGCGGCGCCGCGAACCTGGCTTGCGGCCTCGCTGCACAGGAATAGTACCAGCTCGCCCAGGTGCTCGGGTGTAACGAAGGCCAGTGAGGGTTGCTTTTCAGCCAGCAGATCATGTTGCGCCTGCAGCGGATCACCAGCGTTGGCCGCACGATCGTCGATCTGCTTCTGCACCAGCGGGGTCAGCACCCAGCCTGGGCAGATGGCATTGCAGGTAACGTTGCTGGTGGCAGTTTCCAGGCCCACCACCTTGGTCAGGCCGACCACCCCATGCTTGGCCGCCACATAGGCCGCCTTGCCGGTCGAGCCGACCAGGCCATGCACCGAAGCGATGTTGATGATGCGTCCCCAATTGCGCGTGCGCATGCCAGGCAAGGCCAGGCGCGTACCGTGAAACACGGCTGACAGGTTGAGGGCGATGATCTTGTCCCAGCTTTCTGGCGGAAACTGCTCCACCGGCGCCACATGCTGGATCCCGGCGTTGTTGACCAGGATGTCGACGCCACCGAATGCCTGCTCGGCCTGGGCGAAAAGGGCCTCGATCTGGGCCACGTCCGACAGGTCGGCCGGATGATGGACCACCTTCACCCCATGCCGGGCGATCTCGGCCATCGCCGCTGCCGGGTCGCCAAAGCCATTGAGCACGATGTTGGCGCCCGCGCGGGCCAGCACCTGGGCAATGCCCAGGCCGATGCCGCTGGTCGAACCGGTCACGAGTGCAGTCTTGCCGTTGAGGGTCATGCAATGCTCCTTAGACGATACCGGTGGCGTAGAACGTGGTGATGACCACGAACACCGCCAGGGTCTTGATCAGGGTAATACCGAAAATATCCTTGTAAGCCTCGCGGTGGGTCAGCCCGGTGACCGCCAGCAAGGTGATGACTGCGCCATTGTGCGGCAGGGTGTCCATGCCGCCGCTGGCCATGGCCGCTACCCGGTGCAGCACTTCCAGCGGAATGTTGGCGGCATTGGCCGCGGCGATGAAGCTGTCGCCCATGGCCGCCAGGGCGATGCTCATGCCGCCCGAGGCAGACCCGGTGATCCCGGCCAGCAAGGTCACGGTGATGGCCTCGTTGACCAGCGGGTTGGGGATGCCGCGCAGGGCGTCGGCCAGCACCAGGAAGCCCGGCAGCGAGGCGATCACCGCGCCAAAACCATATTCCGAGGCGGTGTTCATGGCCGCCAGCAAGGCCCCGGCCACGGCACTTTTGCTGCCTTCGGCCAGGCGGGTGCGAATGGCGCCGAAGGCACACACCAGCACCATCAGGATGCCCACCAGCAAGGCCGCCTGCACCGCCCAGATGGCCGTCAGCTTGGCCACGTCGCTTTGCACCGGCGCGCTCATGCCAGGCAGTTGCAGGCTGTGGCTGGAGCCGTACCACTGCGGGATCCAGTGGGTGAACAGCAGGTTCATCACCCCTACCAGCAGCAGCGGCGAAAGGGCCAGCCAAGGGTTGGGCAAGGCCAGGTCGGCGGCGGTTTCCGGTTCGTTGCGCAGGTCGCTGCCGTAGCCTTCACCGGCACGTTGCGCCTTGTTGCGCTGGCGCTGCAGGTAGGCCATGCCCGCACAGAACACGAACAGCGTGCCGATCAGGCCCAGCCAGGGCGCGGCCCAGGCGGTGGTGTTGAAGAAGGTGCTGGGGATGATGTTCTGGATCTGCGGGGTGCCGGGCAGGGCGTCCATGGTGAACGAGAACGCGCCGAGGGCGATGGTGGCCGGAATCAGCCGCTTGGGGATGTTGCTCTGGCGGAACATCTCGGCGGCGAATGGGTACACCGCGAACACCACCACGAACAGCGAAACGCCGCCGTAGGTGAGCAGGGCGCAGACCAGCACGATCACCAGCATCGCCTGGCGGGTGCCGAGCACGCGGATGGCCGCGGCGACGATCGAGCGGGAGAAGCCCGACAGCTCGATCAGCTTGCCGAACACCGCCCCCAGCAGGAACACCGGGAAGTAGAGTTTGATGAAACCGACCATTTTCTCCATGAACACCCCGGTAAAGGCGGGGGCCACGGCAGAAGGGTCGGTGAGCAGCACGGCACCGAGGGCGGCGATGGGGGCGAAGAGGATCACGCTGTAGCCACGGTAGGCAGCCAGCATCAGCAGGGCCAAGGCGGCGAGGGCGATGAGCACGGTCATCGGGGTGGGTCTCCTGGGTGAGTCTTGTTGTTATCGGTATGCAGGAGATAGCGGAAATCGTGCCAAACAGTTAAC encodes the following:
- a CDS encoding GntP family permease codes for the protein MTVLIALAALALLMLAAYRGYSVILFAPIAALGAVLLTDPSAVAPAFTGVFMEKMVGFIKLYFPVFLLGAVFGKLIELSGFSRSIVAAAIRVLGTRQAMLVIVLVCALLTYGGVSLFVVVFAVYPFAAEMFRQSNIPKRLIPATIALGAFSFTMDALPGTPQIQNIIPSTFFNTTAWAAPWLGLIGTLFVFCAGMAYLQRQRNKAQRAGEGYGSDLRNEPETAADLALPNPWLALSPLLLVGVMNLLFTHWIPQWYGSSHSLQLPGMSAPVQSDVAKLTAIWAVQAALLVGILMVLVCAFGAIRTRLAEGSKSAVAGALLAAMNTASEYGFGAVIASLPGFLVLADALRGIPNPLVNEAITVTLLAGITGSASGGMSIALAAMGDSFIAAANAANIPLEVLHRVAAMASGGMDTLPHNGAVITLLAVTGLTHREAYKDIFGITLIKTLAVFVVITTFYATGIV
- a CDS encoding helix-turn-helix transcriptional regulator, whose protein sequence is MPRSHAALWRDPALPHVESRRACHSRACYKAHSHPTFSIGAVDAGVSHFTGAGNGQERLAPGTLVMIPACRVHACNPEPGQAWSYQMLHVAADWLARLRQESALNGEGPGEPARICRDPEVYRQFCELNRLLFSSASSSEKDAALVAFLGDLDIAAHPPLAPAPALTATALSGLIAHIEGQDPAQLSLAVLARQAGLGRYQLIRAFRAATGFTPHAYLLNARVNRGRQLLGEGQALAEVAYRLGFADQSHFQRVFKAHVGVTPGQYRGG
- a CDS encoding carbon-nitrogen hydrolase family protein; this translates as MKLCAVQLASLKGDVQANLERHLACISQAAALGAELVVFPELSLTGYEPTLARQAALAVNAAQLDPLQAACDRLGVTVAVGLPLPAAEGIHIGMPIFSPGVARQAYAKQRLHDDELPWFTPGDQALLLQLGPHRIAPAICYESMFMAHAASAREQGADLYLVSVAKTAKGIREGYAHYPEVARELGMPVLLANCVGPADAFIAAGGSAAWDSQGRLLAKLDDRSEGLIVLDTRTASAVAVPLSRHST
- the hbdH gene encoding 3-hydroxybutyrate dehydrogenase is translated as MTLNGKTALVTGSTSGIGLGIAQVLARAGANIVLNGFGDPAAAMAEIARHGVKVVHHPADLSDVAQIEALFAQAEQAFGGVDILVNNAGIQHVAPVEQFPPESWDKIIALNLSAVFHGTRLALPGMRTRNWGRIINIASVHGLVGSTGKAAYVAAKHGVVGLTKVVGLETATSNVTCNAICPGWVLTPLVQKQIDDRAANAGDPLQAQHDLLAEKQPSLAFVTPEHLGELVLFLCSEAASQVRGAAWNVDGGWLAQ
- a CDS encoding LysE family translocator, which encodes MQQFLIVALAHFLALLSPGPDFFLVARTSINSGWRVASGACLGIALANGTFIAMAFTGLSVLQEGSPLFSTLQLAGAGYLLYIGVLFLRHAGQSSLGSVAGNQVVAGWWRSLGMGYLSGILNPKNGLFYASLASMVNSASVGWKAACALWMFSIVLLWDLLVAVAIGNPLVLRRFARSLPWLERTSGVMLVVLAMALLLHLAQR
- a CDS encoding LysE family translocator — protein: MDLSSLLFFIPACFALNMAPGPNNLLSLHNASRYGLRTACVAGGGRIVAFSGMIALAAMGLAVVLHTSEYLFLAIKVLGAGYLFYIAWQLWRAPVGEALVAADYPRGTWRLARQEFWVAAGNPKAILIFTAFLPQFVSVGSATPVSEQFLWLGLLFLLLEWAAIAIYAGLGAYLQRWFSQPGPRRLFNRVSASLLGCAGLGLLAARR
- a CDS encoding peptidylprolyl isomerase, with amino-acid sequence MKAQARHILVRTADEAEKLKQRIANGEAFDVLARKFSTCPSGKRGGDLGEIRPGQMVGAIDQVIFKKPLRVVHGPIKSKFGYHLVQTFYRD
- a CDS encoding autotransporter family protein, which encodes MRLRLMLTLGSLPLLGMALPVAQAACTFTPGPGNDTYTCDSGTAPSLVDTGGDNRLVFLANGSGAITGNVTFGAGRDSIDMASGSIGSNANPGSGTEGNVDQGSGSDDFAMSDGVIKGNLNQGDGLDTFDMKGGWIKGTFDSGDYAKMDGGRIGNVNMRLDQNTFIMRGGSVDKNVITAFDKDYVEIFDGTIGSNISVSGGDDRVLVHGGQVGGDVLLSTGNDHFIWDGGQIGGRVDAGPGDDAALLKGLKPEVLAIVLDGGEGNDSLTFDASQAVGGARYVNWELMALNNGSQLALDDTLVLGDTNSTTGSFTIDASSTIRSRQGIIAAFGPGQRVTLNNAGTIDLGSGNDAQGRLTVQGDYTGNNGTLRLNSVLAGDGAASDRLVVSRGAIGGSTQLLINNLDGAGATTAQNGIQVVEARDGAVSTATAFVQTQTLSAGAYDYRLFKGGVTAGSENSWYLRSTLVAPPAPAPAPEPGEPVVIAPAATPPVAAPAPGQVDLPAPVPGESLPLYRPEVAVYAAAPRGAAIIARQALGTFHQRQGDQQLLQGDGALPASWGQAYGGALRQQWSGTVSPSLDGDLYGFKVGQDLYARVGDSGYRQHIGIYVSHGRLDADVKGFALAVQDRSVGDLKLDGDSVGTYWTLIGPRGQYLDAVLQYTHLDGRARSDRGDQLNIDGHAWTASLESGYPIALSDRWVLEPQAQLIAQKVSLDSASDSASHINHDAQVELTGRLGVRLEGAFKGSSDRLLQPYAQVNLWHGDGGRDTLTFDGVDKIKTDYRYTSVQLESGVVAQVDEALSLHAGVQYTANLDSRQQEASGVNLGVRWQF
- a CDS encoding acetoacetate--CoA ligase, translating into MNDVLWRPSTAQIAASRMDAFRRWVNLRYNLQLDDYHALHRWSIEQRPAFWQTLADYFHVRWHTPPRQVLSEGAQMPDARWFTQATLNFAEHLLRRRDDRPALVSVREDGQRQVLTHAQLAAQVGGLQKAFKAAGIGPGDRVAAIMPNTWQTLVAMLACTGLGAVWSSSSPEFGVHGIIDRFGQIEPRLLIACAGYQYAGKDLDQVDKVNQVCAQLPGLQQLIVVPHTRSGTRGDEFQAANVSLWDEYFQPGGEPCFTPLPFDHPLYILYSSGTTGAPKCIVHRAGGVLLQHLKEHGLHNDLKADDVLFYYTTCGWMMWNWLASGLAVGATLVLYDGSPFHPGPERLLDLIDAEGIQAFGTSAKYLAALEQAGLEPAASHRLTSLRLLLSTGSPLSPHSYDYVYRKIKADLCLASMSGGTDIVSCFVLGNPTLPVRRGEIQCKGLGMAVEVWNEHGRPVLEEKGELVCTHHFPSMPLGFWHDPDGSRYHDAYFSQFPGVWAQGDYAEQRADGGLVIHGRSDAVLNPGGVRIGTAEIYRQVEKVEQVLESVAIGQDWNGDVRVVLFVRLRDGLQLDDALRQQIRQVIRQYTTPRHVPAVIAQVDDIPRTISGKVVELAVRNVVHGRPVKNTDALANPEALEQFRDREELKT
- a CDS encoding metallophosphoesterase is translated as MDRFRRVAANTRGRDLAVGDIHGHFQRLQACLEAVGFDPAVDRLFSVGDLVDRGPHSEAVLDWLAQPWLHAVQGNHEALAITRLRGGRLDLNMYRAAGGGWFLDLPPGEQLRFVERFEQLPIALEVETANGPVGLLHADSPFADWEVLRTWLELDNDPGVLEVCQWSRRRLKEGDTRPVKGLRALLVGHTPVLQAKQLGNVWHLDTGGWANGHFSLMDLATLQLLSAAPGAATAPWPAPPA
- the eco gene encoding serine protease inhibitor ecotin, with product MRPTPMTAILALTLAVATQASAASLKDVAPYPEAEKGFTRQVIHLPAQADESAYQLEILAGKTLTVGCNRQRLGGSLEERTLEGWGYSYYRLDKVSGPASTLMACPDGKKTEAFVPVVGEGFMLRYNSKLPVVVYVPKDVEVRYRIWSASQDVQKAKVE